The sequence CGATACCCGAGCCGCCGGCATGAACGAGGATCGTTTCGCCCGGTTCGAGCTTGGCATTGTCAAACAGCATGTGCTCAACGGTGCCGAAAGTCACCGGAGCAAGCGCTGCACCGACCGCATCGACGCCGGGAGGTGCCGGAACAAGCAGGCGGGCCGGCAAATTGACCTTCTCCTGCGCGAAGCCATCGAGATGGAAGCCGTGCACGCCGCCGACATGTTCGCACAGATTGTCGCGTCCCTCGCGGCAATGGCGGCAAAGGCCGCACGTGCGCGCGCCGTAGATCGACACGAGCTGACCCGGCAGAACATTGGCAACGCCCGGCCCGATCGCTTCGACGACACCGGCAGCTTCCGCGCCGATGACCAGCGGCATCTTGCGCTTGGCAAAGGCCATGCCACGCCAGCCCCAGACGTCGATGTGATTGAGAGCGACAGCCTTGACGCGCAAGGTCACCTCACCCGCACCCGGCGCCTCCGGCTCCGGCAGATCGGTGATCTCAAGTTTGCGGTCGTCGATCAGTTGCAAAGCACGCATGGCAAAGTCCCTCGCCTCTCGGGCGCAGTTGTATCCTGTTTTCAGACGTCCGCTTAAGCCGGTTCAAGCGCCATGACAAGGCTGGCGTTCTGCCCACCGAACCCGAAAGAGTTCGAAAGGACGGCATTCACCTGCTTTTCACGCTTCTTGTTCGGCACCACGTCGAGAATGATGGACGGGTCCGGATTGTTGTAGTTGATGGTCGGCGGCAACGTGCCAGTCAGCATCGTCTGCAGCGAGAATACCGCCTCGACTGCGCCCGCCGCCGTCAGCGTGTGGCCGATCATCGACTTGTTCGACGAGACCGGAATGGTTGGAAGCCGCTCACCGAAGACAGCCGACATCGCGCCATATTCCATCTTGTCGTTTTCCGGCGTCGAAGTGCCGTGAGCGTTGATATAGCCGATATCGCTCTCATCCATGCCGGCATCGGCCAATGCGGCGCGGATCGTCGCGATCGCCGGACCACCGTCAGGCGAAGAGCGTGTGCGATGGAAGGAGTCCGCCTTGTCACCGGCGCCCTTCATGATGCCGAGGATCTTGGCGCCGCGGGCAACGGCCGCTTCCAGCGATTCCAGCACCAGCGTCGCCGCTCCTTCGGCAATGACGAAGCCGTCACGATCCTTGCTGAACGGCTTGGATGCCTTCGTCGGCGGATCGTTCTGCGTCGACAGCGCCGAGAGCAGCGAGAAGCGGATCAACGCCTCCGCGCTCAGGGATCCGTCGGTCGCAACCGTCAGTGCCCGCGCGGTGCGGCCCTGACGGATAGACTCAATGCCCAGCTGAATGGCCGTTACGCCCGACGCACATGCCGTCGACAGGGTTACCGGCAGGCCGCGCGTGCCAAAACGGTCGGCAAGGCGCTCGGAAATGGCGCCGAAAAGAGCGGCTTCGTGGAAGGCGAGATCGGGGCGCTGGCGCATGGCGGCAAGGAAGCGCTCATATGCATCGCCTTCGTGATCTGCCGGAGGTGAGCGGTCAGCCAGCTCGAAGCGGGCGCTCCATTCGGGTTCGATCGGCGGTGCAGCCAGGAAGAGCGGTGCGTCGAAATCGCCGGAAATTCCCGCCTGGGCCAAGGCTTCGATGGTTGTTTCACGGGCAAAAGCATAGGAGCGCTCGACAGCGTTCGGAACGGGGATATCGATGAAATCCACCGTCCCGGCGATCCGCGTCGAAAGTCCGTCCGTCGGGAAGCGCGTGATGCCGTGAATGCCCGACGTGCCCGAAGAAAGAGCATTCCAGTTATCCTGTAGCCCCTGCCCCAGCGACGTGATGATCCCCATGCCGGTGACGGCGACGATCGGACGTCCGAGATGATCCTTGTAAGCGGTCATGTCCTGTTCCTCACGCTTCGGCTGACAGTACGGCGATACCTTCGCCGCGCGCATGGCCGACGGTTGTTACCACGGCATTGCGTGCGCCCGTCGCCATCGGCTTTTCATTCGCGGCATCGAAGGGCGGCACCTTGGCTTTATTGGCGACGGCCAGTGCAGCAAAGGCGAGCCCGAGCGGAAACTGACCTTCCAGCCCATGCCCGGAAACGCCGGAATAGGCACGGATGGCCGCCTCCGGAAGCTGTGCTTCGATCACGGCTTTTTCGCGCTTGGCGAGATCGGGAATTGCTGTCGTACCAGAGAAGACGACCGTCGCATCGCCAGGCGCCTGCTTTGCGGGTGCGAGCATGCGCTCCAGCCGTGCTTCGAGCTTGCCTTCGTCACGCCGGCCGCGATCGCCCTCGACCGCATCGATCGTCGCATAGATATGCGCGCCACGCGCTTCGGCGTGCGCACGCGATTCAAGAACGAGAAAGGCGCTCAGCGAGCCCATGATCATGCCGCCGCCATCTTCCGGCTTGCGCGACCAGACGGGATGCCAATCACCGATAGCATGCGCATTGATGGATTCGATCAGCAGGATCATGTCGAGGCGCTCGGCGGAAAATGCGCCGCCAACCAGAGCATGGCTCGATTCGCCGGACTTGATGCGGTGGAACGCGGTTTCGACGGCCGAAATACCGGAGGCCTCTTCACCCATGAAGGTGCGAGACGACCCCGTGACCTTGTGTACGATCGAGATATTGCCGGCGAGCAGGTTCGAAAGCTGCGCAAGGAACAGCGTCGGCCGCAATTCGGTCGTCAGCTTCTCGTTCAGAAGCAATTCGCGGTCGTTGCGCTTCAGGCCTTCGTTGACGATCAGTGTATCGACATTGGTGTCGCGCTCGCCGCCCCCGGCCGCGACGATCATGTCCATGGTGCCGCAGGCTTCCAGATCGTCCTTGAAACCGGCATCGTCGAGCGCCAGACCGGCGGTGAAGACGCCGATGCGCTGCCAGTTTTCCATCTGCCGCTGATCGCCACGCTTCGGGATCTGATGCGACCAATCGATCTCAGGCAGCGGATGCACGGGATAGGGCTTGAACTTCTCGGTTTCGACGATGGTCGCCGGCGCTTTGTCCGCCTTCAGCAGGGCGACATGCGCGTCCTTGCCAACGCCCTGGCAGGTAACGATGCCGATACCCGTTATGACCACATCATTCTGAGCCTTGCTCATTCATCAATCCTCTTCGAATGCGGCGCCGAACAAGCCGGCAGCATCAACCGTTGGCGGCGATGGCGTCGAGAAGTCCGACCTCGCCTGCCCGCTTGCGCACGATATCGCCGAGCGGCACCTCATTAAACGGCATGGTCCGCAGCTTCAACTGCGCATCGCAGACCTTCTTTCCACCGATGGTGATGCGCGCCTTGGTGACAGCAAAGCCCGAGCCTTCGTGCTCCAGATCGGCTTCGATATCGAGTTCGGCTTCGGGCTCCACGAAGGTTCGCATCTTGGCGCCGTCGACCGACATCAGGAACGGCATATAGGCGAATTTCGTCGCCGCAAGGACGAGCATGCCCGAGGCCTGCGCCATCGTTTCGATAAGGAGGACGCCGGGAACCAGCGGCATGCCCGGGAAATGGCCTTCGAAAACAGGGCTTTTGGCCGGAACGACGGAATGAGCCTTCAACCGGCCCTTGGACAGATCGACAGATTCGACCCTGTCGATCATCTGGAAATATTCCAGCAGCATCAACGCCTCCGATCCAACTC comes from Rhizobium tropici CIAT 899 and encodes:
- a CDS encoding zinc-binding dehydrogenase, whose amino-acid sequence is MRALQLIDDRKLEITDLPEPEAPGAGEVTLRVKAVALNHIDVWGWRGMAFAKRKMPLVIGAEAAGVVEAIGPGVANVLPGQLVSIYGARTCGLCRHCREGRDNLCEHVGGVHGFHLDGFAQEKVNLPARLLVPAPPGVDAVGAALAPVTFGTVEHMLFDNAKLEPGETILVHAGGSGIGTAAIQLAKKIGCTVITTVGSDDKIEKAKALGADHVINYRTDRFEGVVRKLTKKKGVDVVFEHVGKDTWAGSMLCMKRGGRLVTCGSTSGVSTEMNLMMLFQQQLKLLGSFGCRMENMANAMQKMARGLVHPVIDTEVSFNDIDRALERMESRQIFGKIILKMD
- a CDS encoding beta-ketoacyl-ACP synthase, giving the protein MSKAQNDVVITGIGIVTCQGVGKDAHVALLKADKAPATIVETEKFKPYPVHPLPEIDWSHQIPKRGDQRQMENWQRIGVFTAGLALDDAGFKDDLEACGTMDMIVAAGGGERDTNVDTLIVNEGLKRNDRELLLNEKLTTELRPTLFLAQLSNLLAGNISIVHKVTGSSRTFMGEEASGISAVETAFHRIKSGESSHALVGGAFSAERLDMILLIESINAHAIGDWHPVWSRKPEDGGGMIMGSLSAFLVLESRAHAEARGAHIYATIDAVEGDRGRRDEGKLEARLERMLAPAKQAPGDATVVFSGTTAIPDLAKREKAVIEAQLPEAAIRAYSGVSGHGLEGQFPLGLAFAALAVANKAKVPPFDAANEKPMATGARNAVVTTVGHARGEGIAVLSAEA
- a CDS encoding beta-ketoacyl-ACP synthase, with translation MTAYKDHLGRPIVAVTGMGIITSLGQGLQDNWNALSSGTSGIHGITRFPTDGLSTRIAGTVDFIDIPVPNAVERSYAFARETTIEALAQAGISGDFDAPLFLAAPPIEPEWSARFELADRSPPADHEGDAYERFLAAMRQRPDLAFHEAALFGAISERLADRFGTRGLPVTLSTACASGVTAIQLGIESIRQGRTARALTVATDGSLSAEALIRFSLLSALSTQNDPPTKASKPFSKDRDGFVIAEGAATLVLESLEAAVARGAKILGIMKGAGDKADSFHRTRSSPDGGPAIATIRAALADAGMDESDIGYINAHGTSTPENDKMEYGAMSAVFGERLPTIPVSSNKSMIGHTLTAAGAVEAVFSLQTMLTGTLPPTINYNNPDPSIILDVVPNKKREKQVNAVLSNSFGFGGQNASLVMALEPA
- a CDS encoding 3-hydroxyacyl-ACP dehydratase FabZ family protein, giving the protein MLLEYFQMIDRVESVDLSKGRLKAHSVVPAKSPVFEGHFPGMPLVPGVLLIETMAQASGMLVLAATKFAYMPFLMSVDGAKMRTFVEPEAELDIEADLEHEGSGFAVTKARITIGGKKVCDAQLKLRTMPFNEVPLGDIVRKRAGEVGLLDAIAANG